From a region of the Panthera uncia isolate 11264 chromosome B1, Puncia_PCG_1.0, whole genome shotgun sequence genome:
- the GSX2 gene encoding GS homeobox 2 yields MSRSFYVDSLIIKDSSRPAPSLPEPHPGPDFFIPLGMPSPLVMSVSGPGCPSRKSGAFCVCPLCVTSHLHSSRGPAGSGGGGAGAGGAGAGSGGGAPGGAGTLPLLKSQFSSGPGDAQFCPRVSHAHHHHHPPQHHHHHHQPQQPGSAAAAAAAAAAAAAAAALGHPQHHAPVCAATTYNVGDPRRFHCLTMGGSDASQVPNGKRMRTAFTSTQLLELEREFSSNMYLSRLRRIEIATYLNLSEKQVKIWFQNRRVKHKKEGKGTQRNSHAGCKCVGSQAHYPRSEDEDSLSPASANDDKEISPL; encoded by the exons ATGTCGCGCTCCTTCTATGTCGACTCGCTCATCATCAAGGACTCCTCGCGGCCCGCGCCCTCGCTGCCTGAGCCGCACCCCGGGCCAGATTTCTTCATCCCGCTGGGCATGCCATCCCCGCTGGTGATGTCTGTGTCGGGGCCCGGCTGCCCGTCCCGCAAGAGTGGCGCGTTCTGCGTTTGCCCACTCTGCGTCACTTCGCACCTGCACTCCTCTCGTGGGCCGGCGGGCTCCGGCGGCGGGggcgccggggcggggggcgcagGGGCCGGGAGTGGTGGGGGAGCGCCGGGGGGCGCCGGGACCCTGCCCCTGCTCAAGAGTCAGTTCTCTTCGGGTCCTGGGGACGCGCAGTTCTGCCCGCGCGTGAGCCACGCGCACCATCATCACCACCCGCCGCagcaccaccatcaccaccatcagccCCAGCAGCCAGGCTCGGCCGCCGCTGCCGCAgccgcggcggccgcggcggcggccgcggcggcctTGGGGCACCCTCAGCACCACGCACCTGTCTGCGCCGCCACCACCTACAACGTAGGGGACCCGCGGAGATTCCACTGCCTCACCATGG GGGGCTCGGACGCCAGCCAGGTACCCAATGGCAAGAGGATGAGGACGGCGTTCACCAGCACGCAGCTCCTGGAGCTGGAGCGGGAATTCTCCTCCAACATGTACCTGTCTCGACTCCGGAGGATCGAAATCGCGACCTACCTGAACCTGTCGGAGAAACAGGTGAAAATCTGGTTTCAGAACCGCCGGGTGAAGcataagaaggaagggaagggcacACAGAGGAACAGTCACGCGGGCTGCAAGTGTGTCGGCAGCCAGGCGCACTACCCGCGCTCGGAGGATGAGGACTCCCTGTCGCCGGCCTCGGCCAATGATGACAAGGAGATTTCTCCCTTGTGA